One part of the Malus sylvestris chromosome 2, drMalSylv7.2, whole genome shotgun sequence genome encodes these proteins:
- the LOC126609906 gene encoding MATH domain and coiled-coil domain-containing protein At3g58270-like: MENQQQVAGELVTKSFTWTIENVSKLKTQKLYSEVFLVGDWKWRILVFPKGNNVKQLSLYLEVVDASDLPFLWTRYAQFSFTVVNQRSSNMSITKETEHEFNASESDWGFTSFMPLNEFVDGKKFVRNDKCIIEARVAVRKVDIKNFEDQGTGSSAPKEPSKQEARVPKPLSLDSVQVPHSSVPVTTPTSEQVQANVKLEQVLSFQDAPRTGEVCTKPTDIPVDPSIVKGLEEVLSTTDGKLMDFRGLGKIERAFVPLLEEVCSLHPSLIECQKKRSRTYIEWAFTALGRVLHFLKTTKVKDMTLDTCERVQLLWEELETFKFDLCWLEPYVQSALDVKKLVERAGVVKKQRDGVDALEMEVKRLRARLAVAELDLEVAKRDLAKVDEGFGETDMNRELGYGRH; encoded by the exons ATGGAGAATCAGCAGCAAGTAGCAGGGGAGCTTGTCACAAAGTCATTCACATGGACAATCGAAAATGTCTCTAAGTTGAAAACCCAGAAGCTTTACTCTGAGGTTTTCCTCGTCGGTGATTGGAAATG GCGGATCCTTGTGTTTCCGAAGGGGAACAACGTAAAGCAGTTGTCTTTGTACTTGGAGGTTGTAGATGCTTCGGATTTACCATTTCTGTGGACTAGGTATGCCCAATTCAGCTTTACAGTGGTTAATCAGCGGAGCAGCAACATgtcgataaccaagg AGACTGAACATGAGTTCAATGCAAGCGAGAGTGACTGGGGATTCACGTCATTCATGCCTCTAAATGAGTTTGTTGATGGGAAAAAGTTTGTTCGCAACGATAAATGCATTATTGAAGCAAGGGTTGCAGTCCGTAAGGTGGACATAAAGAATTTCGAAGACCAAGGAACTGGCAGTTCTGCACCCAAAGAGCCTTCAAAGCAAGAAGCTCGAGTCCCGAAACCTTTAAGTTTGGATTCTGTGCAAGTTCCACACTCATCTGTACCGGTTACAACACCTACATCTGAACAGGTGCAAGCAAATGTGAAATTGGAACAGGTGCTTTCTTTTCAGGATGCACCACGTACCGGAGAAGTTTGCACTAAGCCTACTGATATCCCTGTTGACCCTTCCATAGTGAAGGGACTGGAGGAAGTGCTTTCCACTACAGATGGTAAGCTCATGGATTTTAGGGGTCTAGGGAAAATAGAGAGAGCTTTTGTTCCACTGCTAGAGGAAGTTTGTTCGTTGCATCCCTCGTTGATTGAGTGCCAAAAGAAGAGAAGCCGTACGTATATTGAATGGGCATTCACAGCTTTGGGTCGAGTTTTGCATTTTCTGAAGACTACGAAGGTGAAGGATATGACCCTAGATACCTGTGAACGCGTTCAACTTTTGTGGGAGGAGCTTGAGACTTTTAAATTTGACTTATGTTGGCTGGAGCCTTATGTGCAATCTGCTCTGGACGTGAAGAAGCTTGTGGAAAGGGCAGGGGTAGTTAAAAAGCAGAGAGATGGTGTGGATGCGTTGGAGATGGAAGTGAAGAGGCTAAGGGCGAGGCTAGCAGTTGCAGAGCTAGATCTGGAGGTAGCAAAAAGAGACTTGGCAAAGGTAGACGAAGGCTTTGGGGAGACCGATATGAACAGGGAGTTAGGCTATGGGAGGCATTGA